The Hemicordylus capensis ecotype Gifberg chromosome 6, rHemCap1.1.pri, whole genome shotgun sequence genome window below encodes:
- the DUSP3 gene encoding dual specificity protein phosphatase 3, with amino-acid sequence MSEFQISVEELNDLLANGSGCYSLPSAHSNEVAPRIHVGNAFIAKNVMRLQRLGITHVLNAAEGKSFMHVNTNAEYYEGTGITYHGIKANDTQEFNLSRYFEEAADFIEKALAQKDGRVFVHCREGYSRSPTLVIAYLMLRQNMDVKTAVSAVRQKREIGPNDGFLKQLCQLNERLVKEGRLKKP; translated from the exons ATGTCAGAGTTCCAGATTTCGGTGGAAGAGCTGAACGACCTGCTGGCCAACGGCAGCGGCTGCTACAGCCTCCCCAGCGCGCACAGCAACGAGGTGGCGCCCCGCATCCACGTGGGCAACGC gtTCATAGCCAAGAATGTTATGCGGTTGCAGCGCCTGGGTATCACCCACGTCCTGAATGCAGCAGAGGGCAAGTCTTTCATGCACGTGAATACAAACGCAGAGTACTATGAAGGCACCGGCATCACCTACCATGGCATCAAGGCCAATGACACCCAAGAGTTCAACCTCAGCCGTTACTTTGAGGAGGCAGCTGATTTCATTGAGAAGGCATTAGCCCAGAAAGATG GCCGGGTGTTTGTCCACTGCCGCGAGGGCTACAGTCGCTCGCCGACGCTCGTCATCGCTTACCTCATGCTCCGGCAGAACATGGATGTCAAGACTGCTGTGAGCGCCGTCCGGCAGAAGCGGGAAATTGGCCCCAACGACGGCTTCCTGAAGCAGCTCTGCCAGCTCAATGAGAGATTGGTGAAGGAGGGCAGGCTGAAGAAACCGTAG